DNA from Candidatus Cloacimonas sp.:
CATATCCAGCATCTTCCTTATCCAGAAAGCAGCCACTTCAAATTTCTGGTTATGATAAGAATTAATGGAAACGGCAATAGTTCTATTACCCAAAAGAGCGGCTTCCATAGCCGCACCCACTGTTCCTGAATATAAAACATCTTCTCCCATATTTTGTCCAGCATTGATTCCAGAAATAATCAAATCCATCGGTTCGGTAAGTATTTTTTGCAAAGCGATAACGGAACAATCAACCGGCGTGCCACTTACGGCATATTCATTTTCCGCTATTTTATTCACTTTCAGTTTTTTTCTGATGCTTAAAGAATGTGAAGCAGCGCTGCGTTCACAATCTGGGGCTACAATTGTTATCTGATGTCCCGCCGCTTTCATTTCTTTAGCCAGTGCTCTAATTCCGGGAGCAAATATGCCATCGTCGTTTACCAATAATATCTTCAAGTATGTCTTCTCTCCTAAAATATGATTTGAGGATTAAGCAATAAATATATTACAGCTAATAGAATGATGATGAATAAAAGAGTAAAAAACCAATTTCGTTTGATAAATTTTATAAAACTGGGTCTATGTCTGTGCTTATGAGTGTATTGAACTGTTCTGTGCGAAAATAACCGTTTTGCATTATGCTTTTTTAAATTAGCATTTATCCTTAAGGAATGCTGGTCTGGTCTAAGCCATTTTACTTTTCCATTTTCAGCCAGAT
Protein-coding regions in this window:
- the surE gene encoding 5'/3'-nucleotidase SurE, with the translated sequence MKILLVNDDGIFAPGIRALAKEMKAAGHQITIVAPDCERSAASHSLSIRKKLKVNKIAENEYAVSGTPVDCSVIALQKILTEPMDLIISGINAGQNMGEDVLYSGTVGAAMEAALLGNRTIAVSINSYHNQKFEVAAFWIRKMLDMGIADLAEPFGVLNINIPNLPIDAIKGIRLTRTGHRKYYNFVKILEEKDDSFTYEVGGDIPVWDNESGTDAEAVSNGYISLTPLGFELTKGESFPRILNWLETNNLLQLET